Within Enoplosus armatus isolate fEnoArm2 chromosome 1, fEnoArm2.hap1, whole genome shotgun sequence, the genomic segment CAATGTGTCCTTCACTGGATAACGAAATGCCAGCAAGGTGTTCACGAGGCTGTAAGCCACAATATGAACCAGTATCTCCTGACTGTGCTGTTGCTGTTAGGCCTTCAGAGTAGAAGCCTCTCGGGGGCCTCCAGCACCCCCTCGGGGCGGCTCACGTCGCGGAAACCATACCGGTGGAGATCCTGGGGTCCTCTGGGTGACGCGGCTGCAGTCTCTGTGGCATTGCAAAGTTTGATTTTGGCAAAGATTGAACAAAGCGCTATGTCACATAATAGTCAGAATAGGTTTGGATACTTAATGTCAATTGGATTGTGATAAATAAATTCTAAATGACATCTGTtctgcatgtaaatgttttagaATAAGTGTAATCAGAAAAGAAGGGGTGTAAATGATGGTGGTGCCCTGTGGTCCCCTCTTACCCCACTCTTCAGTTCAGTGTGCAAATGTTGACAGTTGCCCGCTGAAATCAAGGATTTCAATTTCTAATAATTGAGCACACATTCCTCCTGGAGCATGGAGCAGGCTTCAGTCACCTCTAGATGATATCCCGATaatccagtggtggaaagtaactgagtcATTTttagtactgtacttaagtacaattcgCAGCCCACTTTACTTTAGTATTCCTGTTTCCTGCCTCTTTATAGTTTTATTCCAGTCCATCGCGGAGGGAAATATTGTTCTGTTTACTAAACTACATTTACTAACAGCTGTAGTAGTTAGTTAGCAGATTAAGATTGTAGATATAAACTACCCAACAGGATAAAGCAGTTGAAATTAGCCTTGACAAATTAGCTTTAGGCTAGTGCTTACATAGTGATAGTGATACTTTGAGTTGCCTACATTTTGTTGGTAGTACTtctcggggagggggggggggcagttcaCTGGGCTTGGACTCAGGCAACAGGAAAGGTTCATTGATGAAGCTGGCTCCCAAACCTAACTACTTGATGACAAAATCATTGCTAATCCACATCTTTTCTCAATTCATTGGCTAATGGTTTTGACTATAAAATTCAGTAAATTATgcaaaatgcccatcacagtttcccagagttcaaggtgacgtcttcagatgtgtgaccaacagtccaaaatccaaagatattctgttttgttattttgaaaataatgacTCAAAAGGATTACTTGATTTGCaatgaattgactaattgttgcagctttaCACTCACTTTTTTGGGAATACGCGTGGTGTAAATGTGATAATATCAGCTGCTAAAAAGCGTTTAAAGAGAGATCACTCATGTAGTCTTGAACGATCTGGTGCTCGTCACTGAGTTTCATGGTTTTTCGTGGCATCATCATTTGCCGTCTGTGCTTTTCTGTATGTATTCTGGAGCAGGCCCGGGCAGGCAACTGATAACCCAGCCTTGCGTGTTCATATTCTGCGTTTTCATTTTTACTCAACTGTAGACGTTCGGAAGATGAAGATACTTACCAATACAGAGGATGCCGCCTCATGAAAACATGGAGGGGTGAGGGCAAAGTTTCTACACAATAATTAAAGACTGGGCCCACAACACGACCAGGAGGCTCATCACAAGTATAATCTTTAGTAAGCACGCAATTGGCCCATGATGACGTAAACTATCATACTCATAATTAATCTCAGTGTAAATCATACAGTAGGCCGTTCCACAAATGTGGAACATATATCTAGTAAGGATACATTTAGCAACATTTATTCTAAATAAACTGTGCTAAGGAAAAGCTTAAAAGTGATAATAAGTGATAAAATAACCCAATGTTAATGGCTTAAAATGCACTACATAGTTAATGTGTTgtagacacaaacagcaggctTATCCAAGGGCGATACTGCATGTGACTGCCCAAAAACTGTGATTATGGTTACACCATCACAACATAAATGCAGTAATTCACAATATGACGGATGGAAATCTCTGGCCATTCACAGACACCAGCTGTTTCTGATCCCTCTTTCTGGCCTAGGCACCAAAACCTTCCGAGAAAACTCGTCCAAACTTCCAAGACTCGTACCCCAGTTTGGCAGCCTGGCTGTTACTTATGCAACTAAGCATCTTCCTTTAATACAGCAAGCCTCATCCAGAGCGTCTTCCCACTGAAGAGTGGATTCAGGAGGTAAACAAAGCCTGCTGAGTCTTGGACCATAATACCAGGGTTAGATCTTAGGCAAGAGCTTGTCTCTGTGAGTTGTTGGCCTGCATCCCTCTCCAAATCCTTCTTCAAATCCCTCTACATTTGTGCCAATCcagtgatgttttcttttttctccccctcctccccgtcAGTCTTGGGAAGGAACGTCTTTGCATCTTCACAGGATGTGTCTGCCCATCTGAAAAGAGGGGCTGAACCAGTTCTTCAGTTAACCACTGGTGGAGGTTTGGGTGGCACCAGCCCATAAACCTTTGCATCAATAATCACTTATCCTATGAAATGTCTATAAGATGGATTGGCTAAAAATGTTGCCGTCGtaaagccctcttgattttaagggtgtaagaattataacatataaaatatgttataattaatttctgtgaagaagacaactaaatttaaggaTTATTTTAGAAgttaatatctttatttattcattataaagccaggctgcttggactattaatatgtatgatagtgaaaataaatgaaaatcatAACACAGACATAGAACTGTGTTCCCAATTGTGTCTGATACATAATCTccaatatccacaggaaatagtctaatgagaattttatacaaattgctagttttgcacaaacttcctgcaggtattaaatTCACTATTTATAAGTGTACATTAATTGTAAGTAGTaaaattgttctgtgctgttattgttttttatgcaatgaacataatgaaatatacTTAAATATTGCAAAAGGAGTATGCTACTTTTTATCCCTTTttatgaggggggggggggggggcgcagtttatatacaatggtaaaataggggtcccttaagaaatAGGTTGGCAATCACTGTTTTAGACATCTAATGGACTGCATTAGGTGTTTCTAGTATTTTGTCCACTCATTGATACATACAAAGCAAAAATTATAGAAAAATCgtataatataatgcaatcaAACACCACACTATCACAGTTTCACAAAGGCACATTAAGTAGTGGACTGTTATCACTCAGTGAACAGCACATAAAGAATGGATACAAGAGGTTTCTGGTTTTAATTGCAAAATTACAACGACaagcttaaaaacaaataatatttcaCATGTTCACAGACAATCAAAGTTGGAAACTCAATGCTTTGTTCAGGTAATGTCAACTGTGCCATGAGAAACCTGGATAAATTCCCAGGATTACCCTCTGGATAATATTACTAAATGAAACCTGGAACCCTCTCAGACATGTGAAGCGTGGACAGACGTAAAAACAGGAAAGTTACCCACATAACTAAACCTGGGGGCTgttgtagaaaaaaaataataagttaACAGTGTTAACATGATCAGGTTAATCCAAACCTGGTTTAAACAAGCAAGGTAGCTTCACATGCCTGACTACGAACCCCAGACCTGAGATGTAAAACAGTTCAAATCACTGAAAGGTGTTCACAGCCACGGGGCAGCACATGTGAGATACACTGTATAAAGAACTGGCTAATAAATCCATGGGTAATGGGTAATACCTAATTAGctcagttatgtgtgtgttctcctaCTGTATGAGCTGTTCTTTTTCCTATTAGAACTCCCTTCTGTTGTAAGGTTAGGCAACTATTTGCAAGACAGTTTGCATTTTCTAGAAActaggaaaatgtttttaaatggtgGAAATACTGTTTCATTTCTTAAAATCTGATTTAGCCCATAGAGGTCAGTTAATGTAGAGTTTATTAGCTATGCTATAATATGCCTTTCTAACGTAAGAcgttttgacatgtcacagtgggaaaagcacaggtgcaaataataaaatgaatgatggctgaattccatttagctgcttcagtttcagggtcctggtattgcgCATGCTGTCACACCGTCACGATTTACTGGGACACTGGAACACATCATATCAAATTTGTTtgcattaaataaaacaagaaaaagaaggcaTAATTTGCTgggtagcccccccccccctgaatTTCTCTCCCTGAATTTCAACAGATCCAGTTGTCCTCCTTTCCAAAGTACTCCCCTGCTTCCTGGATCAGGCCCCAGATAATAAGTAAGATCTGATCCAGTGTCCAACATACCCTGCATGtgtaaacattgtttttgtagtGTATTTGTACTGCATTTGGGCTCAGACGCCTCCActccccacctccacctctgaaTAAAATACACTCCAGCCGTCTTTGAGGGGGgttgttactgttttcaaagaagATCAAATTTCCTGCAGACTAATCATCAATTCTCAAGGATTTGTacctaaattaaaacaattttaacataaagtttttcttaaaaaaatagaaatactgtcttaaatatgtgattttttttttaaaacattcacaggGAGCAGCATGTGCCCTTTAGGGTTCAGACCCATAAGTGCAATATTTCAGTTACAACTGATAAGTTGTTCAAGTGTGGCCCTGGCTGCAGCTACATACTGGCTTTCAGTTCCTCGAGGATATCAGTGCCACTGCTCCAGGCAATGACTTTAGCTCTTAGAGAGACCTTCTCTTGCTGGCCTTCCAGCTTGGCCAGCAGCTTCTCCAGGGTGTACCCCTTCCTGGGCATCACCACATCGTGCCCTCTCAGACAGTAAGAAGGGCAGAGATCATTCCCACCGTCCCCCACGTAAAATATCCGCTCGTACTCTACCCCCCCATCAGCCTGCTTCGACAGGTACAGGTCCAGGACTTTCCTCTTACAGAGGTTGACGGGGCACCGGTCGCAGTCATGAGAGTGGTAGCTCTGTACCTCCATGTGCCCGAGCTGGTTGAACTTAGCCGGGTTGGTGAAGACCTGATCGACGGCTCCCTGGAGTCCAGACACGTGGAGGATCCAGTCTATGAACATGGTGTTGGAGTCGGAAATGACTATGCAGTCAATGGTGGTTTTGTGCTCGGATATGAATGTCAGCAGGTCTGTCATTCCAGCTGTGAAGGGGATGGTCTCCATCACACTGCGGACCCTGTCGGGGCTGACCTCCTGGTCTCCTGGAGAAAAAGGTCAGAGGACTGAAGAATAAGCAGGTTGGAGGGggcaataaaatgtcaatgtacaaatatacaaacaggATAATTCATTCTCACCTATGTAGTTCATCACCCTGCCCATGAACTCAGTCCAGTGGCCTTTTCTGTAGGAATTCCTCACAGAGTCAGGAAGAGTCTGACCTGGGAGGCATCTGTGAAGACATTCATAAAGCAGTGATGTTGCTCGCAATTATAAATATAGGAAGTGATATTTAATCTTTTCTGTATAGTGGTATTTTGATCTCCTAGAATCAAATAGGCTTGTAGTAgtactttttatacatttttgctgcagtaaaaaaaaatctatacaGCTGATGTTTTGGAATGTGTTTTATAGTGATCGAGTATAGTATTTACCTAATCACCCAAGTGTCACTGTTGTCATCGACCACAGTGTGGTCAAAGTCAAACACCATCAGAGTCTTCATTTCTcacctggaaaacacaacagtttcAAATAAAGAACAGTAAATAAAGAAGAGTCTATTATCTGATATTCTCGTTAGATATAGTTGTATTACGCGTGTTTGCGTGATATTAGGGTTTGGttaacatataaaaacatactaCTCGTATGATTACTTATCTTTTACCAGCTCAACTAAACTGCACCACCCAACGGGTTTATCTCAATAAATCGCTCTCGTCTGTATGCCGACCGCACCACAACACCTCAATTACTACCAAAGTGTTTTAAGTTCTTTTCTACTGGCTGCGAAGGTTAAGTTTAAACTCGCTACGTTTTAAGCGACTTATTTTTCATAAAGGAGTCTGGCGCAACCTCGTCTCCTTACGAAGAAACGGCCTAGCAGCCCCGGCTAATCCTTCCATTTAAAATCCTGCTCCAACAGTTCGGGCTCCGGGGGAATAACAAAGATTACAGTGGTTTCTGCCCCAGGttaacataaaatacatacaaataaaatacacgATAGTGAATAAAAACGGGGACGAAAGGCCAACTGACCTCAGTCCACCCGgtctgtcttcctcctcgtcttgtTGTGTCACAAAATGTGCAACAATTCCGGGCTCATTACCGCCACCTCCTGGTGAAGTGCCGCTTTTTTGGAGCCTTTTATAACAactattataataattattatttatgcaACAGTCGTTCCTATAATGCCccatataaacataaatatatatttatatattctaatataagtaaatatatatattgtaataataTTGCCAAAATGATTGCTACTTGTTGcagtatatttttgtttactgATTTACCCACAACAGGCGTCATTCCACCTATTTGACCACTGGGTGGCAGCAACACACCACTTGAATTGCACTAAAAAGctagcagagaagaagaaattcTGTGGGTTTAGTTCCTGGTTGCGTAGACTCAAGAATCACCGTCTGTCAAGATTGttttcccccttcctcttcaaGCCAGACGGTTGTTTTATTTCGACATGTTCAAAGGTTTAGGGACGTGGTTGGGTTTGGAGAACCCGGCGTACACGAAGTCGCCGGACGACAAAGAAGAAAACCTGAGTGTGGAGCAGGAAGAGAAGGTGGTGGAGGCACAGAACgaggtaaacaaacagcagccagctgACCGGGATGGAGAACCAGAGGCGAACCAGGAAGAccctgagcagagcagagggcTTGGTGGTGAGAAAgaactttatttttgttgtataatttagtctgtctgtttatgttaACTCATCATGAAGCCATTCTGGCAGTAGGATGTAGTTGTTGCGGGAAGGTTTCCCCACCATCCTGTCCCCCATTCCCTTGACATGTAACGTTATCTAAGGTTTCCAGTGCCAACAAGAGGATATCTGACCGCAGGAGTAGCTGCTGTCTTCTGATACATTTGCGTTGTGTTGTTGTGGCCGTGTTTTTAAGCAACAATCCCACAAGTATGATGCTGTTGTCAACCATcttctcaaccccccccccccccccccccccttcagatTACATCTTCAGCTTTGCCTCCAGTGCCACAAAGAAGATCTCTGAGTCGGTGGCGGAGACGGCTCAGACCATCAAGAAGACCGTGGAGGAAGGGAAGATCGACGGCATCATAGACAAGGCATGTTGCTCTTTTGCCTCGTTTGACAAGTCTGGCCGCATTTTGAAGACAAGTCTGGGTCAAGATGTGGAATTTACGGAGCTTTTacttgttgttgtctctgtcaGCGTGTGCAGCAATTTGCTCAACGTGATTTTACATCATATTCCATTAGACATGTTGCCCCCTAGACTTTTAGACCAAATGATGAAGTCTTTTCCTCCGTTGAACGTGtatctctatgtgtgtgtgtgtgtgtgtgtgtgtgtgtcacacttgtgtgtatgtgcagacGTTTCTGGGAGACTTCCAAAAGGAGCAAGAGAAGTTTGTCCAAGAGAAGAAGGCAAAAAAATCAGGTAAAATGTGAGGGGGAAACAAGAATCTACTTTACAGTCAATAACCAAGTCATCTGTCTCACACATCGCTGGAGTGCCCTTTACACACAAGACGTGAAGAGGCCATATTGCATCTGTATTGCCTTCCAAGTTTAGCGCCGTCTCTAAAGGAGCGACAAGCAAACAATAAAGATGATGAGACACatagcatatacagtatgtaatggacatttacacatgcatacatCGGGATCATTTATTGTATCCGACTGAGCTATGCATCATATAAAGAGATATGAAGAATAACAAAAAGCCACTTATCATTAAGTGCTTTATGAGAGTTAGTGTCCAGACTGAAGATCTCATAAGGACTAGCTGTCTGCTAACAGCGTTGCCCAAAATGCCAGTACGGAAAATTGCGTTTTAAGATCCAGAAATTTCTGGCTATGGAGTTTCTTTAAATCCGTGGTACTGATTTTTAAATAACTCCTTTTAATTTCCTGCAAGCATaacatgctctttttttttttctttttttttgtggaaatacaaaacaaagagtCGGTGAACACTTTAAAACTattgtatcagaatcagaatcagaaactgtttattgccaagcaacatacattacaaggaatttgccgtggtctgatggtgctacatttttttttttaacatataacatataatctcaGATTGAAGTGTAAtttgcacctttttaaaaacgtTCAAATTAATTCACACTGCTATCTTGCGAGGCGGCGCTGATAGAAAATGTGGTGATGTCCATGTCTACGTCCTGTCAGTGAGGAGCAGTGGACTCGCTGCAGGAgtgctgatgatgtcatgacGCTGTCAGCTCACGTTGAACTTGCGTCACAGTTTTTCGCAGCATGTGactaaaggtgtgtgtgtgtgtgtgtctagaaGCAGCAGTGCCTCCCTGGGTGGGCTACAATGAGGAGGAGACGATCCAGCAGCAGATCCTTGCTCTGTCAGCTGTAAGCAAAGACATCATATGAATGTGTCAACATGTCTGTGACGTTACCGCCGTCTTTGAACAGCTTCTGATTATCTCCGGCCGCCGACTCTAGGACAAGAGGAACTTCTTGCGAGACCCTCCCGCTGGTGTCCAGTTCCACTTCGACATGGAGCAGATGTACCCTCTGGCCGCAGTGATGCTGGAGGAAGACCAGCTCCTCAACCGCATGCGCTTTGATCTGGTTCCTAAACAGTCAGTAGTCTTCCagcatattgtgtgtgtgtgtgtgtgtgtgtgagatatatATTTGACCTTATATGCCTCTTTCTGCACGTGTGTTCGCCTGCCGTGATTGCATTTCCCTGTGGAATCAACATGATGTTTAAATGATATATGATGTGATATGATAAAGTggatggtgtttgtgtttggcagcGTGAAGGAGGAGGTTTTCTGGAGGAACTATTTTTACCGGGTGTCTCTGGTCAAGCAGTCGGCCCAGCTCACAGCGCTGGCagcccaacagcagcagcagcagaaggacgGTGAGGACAGAGGGGTCAGCGTTTCACCCGAGGACGTCGTCTTAACAGGTCAGACTTTCATCCAAGATGAAGAGATGAACATTAAGACAGGTGATTAATGTGGTGATTCCTCCAATAAAAGAATGATGAGTCCATCTGGCAAAGAGATTTGAGCTTTGATTCGTGGCCTGGAAGCAGAAGAACCTCCAGTTGAAGCTGCGATATGACTAAAGCTCTGCAGGTGGAGCTTGTGTCGTGGTGATAGGTTTTCAGTTCTTGCCATCcacctcattattattatatgtcatttctatatattatatatattatttttattattattaatgtgtatCTTGTCATTGCTGTGAATGACACTACTACACATAACCCTCACCCCTGACCACAGACAGGGCTGTGGCTTTAGAGGAAATCCATGTGTCGGATTGTGATTTGCATATGGAAAACTAACAGCACcgtattgttttttgttttgtttttgtagacaATGTCAGACCTAAGACTCCCCCAGTTTCCATCAGCGACATACAGAAGGTAAGAGGATGTGGGTGTGTGCTCTCATCTTGATATTAACTTTCTACAACTTAAGAACGAGTAGTACAGTGAGttgccccgccccccccccccccccacctcctccttcccccGTCCTGTCTGTGTGACTTCTCAGCCGCctcaagaggaagaggaggagatgtcCACGAGTCCCGGAGTGTCCGAGTTTGTGAGCGACGCTTTCGACTCGACGGCCATCGACCAGGAGGACCTGAGGAAAGAGATGGAGCAGCTGGTGCTGGATAAGAAGGAGAGCGCCCCCTCCCCTGATGGTTAGCTACATATTCAAGAGATTCTATTCATTCTGCAGCTAAACtgttgttagttttggtctCGGGCGCTGACACATCGCGCAGCTGCACGTGGATTCTGTGACTGTAAACTGTCTTGCTCATAGTCCTCCCTTCCCTTTTAACGCTCAGACGAGTCGGCAGACTGGgagaaggagctgcagcaggagcttCAGGAGTACGAGGTGGTGACCGAGTCCGACAACAAAGACGACCAATGGGACCGCGAGATCGAGAAGATGCTCCAGGCGGACGACAGCTAGTCCCCTGGGCTGTGATCTTTGTCCGGGATGGATGAATAGTGACCAGCGACGCATAAGGGGGATGAACTTCCACATCCTCCGCCCCACCCAACTGTGATTACTATCTTGTAAACATTCTCCTGTAGCGGATGAAGGTGTAGATCCAATAATAGCAAGAGTGTTGTTGGTTCCTCTTGCTGGAAACAGCGGTTATGTGCAGGCGTATTAGTAAAGTGCTACTTCATTGCCCCCCCTCCTAAATTAGTTTTATCGACTTGCTTTCCCCCCCTTACCCTGCCTCTTTTTGatgggtgtggggggggggggaagccaCTAGAGGGCGCTCCAGTACAAGtaccatgattttttttttataacggAGGGGGCCCTGTTTGGAATCACATAAAGTTTTATCTCTGTTTCCACGGCTGCTTTCGGGTGGGTTGTACAGTGAAGTCTTAGTGTAGTCACAGTACGGTCAAGTCAAATGTAAAGTTACACTTATGTAAATAAAGAGGATTCTAACACTATACTTCAAGTTGCATTTCCCTTTCATTGCAGCTGCTTGTcgttttacattttgtgataGTGTCCCCCTGTGTGCATGTCTGCTTTATTCTGAAGTACTGTCCATTTCCTGCCTGTCATCCTTTTAGtaaatatttttctgttattatgGACAATGTACAGTCATGTGAAAAAGATAGACACCCCATGTTTTTCAACATATTTCAACATGTGGACATTTGATCCTCATTTTAACAGTATTGGAACGCAGCCCTGTGGACAATCATTCCAGGCAAAGTCCCATTCTGtgtgaccttttaaaaaaaaaaaaaaaaaaaagagagagtgacatTTAATACACGGTTTACATGAACAAACAATGCTGTTCTGGCTGAGTGTGTGAGGTGGAACCGAGGGCAGAGTGCACGAGAAGAAAGTCGGAGAGAGTGAGTAAGCAAGTGTGGAATGATGGAGGGGAGGTCGGGATGTTTTGGTGGTAGAAAAAGTCTGTAATCATGTTAAATGAGACAAACGCATAGCTCTGCCCGCGCCAACCAGACAGCCAGGCTTGTCTCTGCATGCTCCTTACGTTTCTGTGTGGGTAGAAACAGATGGTGTGCTGTCTGCAGCGTCAAACACCCCCGCCACAGCACGGATACTGGAATGAATTGGGGGATAAATACTCATTTGCAACTGGCAATCAATGCAAGGATCAATATGCTAATGTATGCTGTGCTTCctgtctgttcttcttctctggttccAGGTGTGTCCAGGCGTATAATGTGACAAACAGACAGCTTGATGAATAGACGTTATTGTCAATGCTGCAcggtgtgttttctctttgttttgtctcatacacacacacacacacatcaccccCCATCACAACATCCCAGTCAGGTTCCACCAGCTGGTCTCTAGCAGGAGACACAGTTGTCACCACGGCGACAAAGCATGGCGGCAGATGAGgacccatgtgtgtgtgtttattgccTGGTTTAACAATCTTTTAATAATGCATAAAGGTgggcctgtgtgtatgtgcttctgtgtgtgtgtgtgtgtgtgtgtgtgtgtgtgtgtctagccCACATTGCCTGAAGATTTTCTTGTCTGTATTCCAGACCAAGACACAGAGTAAACAGAGATGAGAGAtaatcacagtgtgtgtttcatgtgcgGCACATCAGATGCCGCTCAGGCACAAATCCTCCTTAACTACCCGACCAGTCGCTTTCTCATTGTGAGTGTCTTTAAGCACCAGTCAGTGCAGAACTCTCTGTACTCTCTCTGCCAGGATACAAAAGGAAAGGAATGCTCCTAAAATGGGGGCGTTTTAAAGAAAAGCAAGGATGAGGAGAGAGTCTAATGTGAACAATAAGTTTACTGCTCACGATAACATTTGCATTTCTGCTAGAGGGTGAAAAGAGAGACTTGGACCGAACTCTGGACAAGCATAAGATACATTTGGATTTTACACGCATCTGAATGCCTACTTGTGAAACTCAACCACTACTGAATACTATGCAAACTAATGCAAACAGTAGCCTGAAAGGGACcatcatttttcaaaatgaacatCACGCTGTATtaaagaagacttgaaactagagattgagaccataaactcattaggaaaatgtttactgaggtaataaatcaagcgAGAAggagggtcattttctcatagacttctatacaatcagacttctctttgcaaccagtggagtctcCCCCCtgccattagaaagaatgcaggtttaaggcgcTTTGCAtcggcttcacttttcagacccggaggtttGGTGAGTCACAGATTCCTCACAGACATCTGAATCAGCTCCAGTCTACGACCAGGGCAGTGTATGCCCACACCACAGCAGCCTTTACATTGACACCTGAAATGAAAGGACCGAAAATTGGACCCACAGACACCCACTGTAAAGAAAGTGATCCCACCAACTCCAAGGATGTATGGGTGGACTTGTGATAGGTGTAGAGCTGATTTAAAAAACCCGTAAAGCTGTTGTTTTCATAGGGAATGCTGGCCTTTCGCCTTTATGACCGTTCTGTAAAGTCATTTAAACTACAGAGGGTGTAGCCCTGAGACCCCAAAAGGCTCTGAGACTATTGTTGGCAAATTTAACAAGAAAGGGGCTCCTGTGAGTGTCCTCCACCACAAAAACCATCGAGATATTTGGTGGATTTTGGGTTTTGGGTTTAAGGGTTTGAGAATTTGGGGAGAAAGTTCAGATTTGGAAACTTGTCAGTGTTGGTCCTTACAAGTGCAGTAATACCAACGTGTGACCCAGTATACAATGCATCATTGTTAACACCTTGGGGCAGCGTCTCACTCTGAGAAGCCGCATGCTTCCCCTCACCGTGCGGCTTATTTGCACAGTTCcacagacaacacacaacacatccaCGGACAGAACCCTGCACTGGCAGCGTCGGATATTTATCCCAAAATAACACACGTGGATTTAAGAACATCTGCTTTTGGATATTATCCTTTTTGTGGCTGCTGGTGCTAAACCATAATTGCAGGATGTTAGATCAACT encodes:
- the phospho2 gene encoding pyridoxal phosphate phosphatase PHOSPHO2 → MKTLMVFDFDHTVVDDNSDTWVIRCLPGQTLPDSVRNSYRKGHWTEFMGRVMNYIGDQEVSPDRVRSVMETIPFTAGMTDLLTFISEHKTTIDCIVISDSNTMFIDWILHVSGLQGAVDQVFTNPAKFNQLGHMEVQSYHSHDCDRCPVNLCKRKVLDLYLSKQADGGVEYERIFYVGDGGNDLCPSYCLRGHDVVMPRKGYTLEKLLAKLEGQQEKVSLRAKVIAWSSGTDILEELKASM
- the LOC139284007 gene encoding synapse-associated protein 1-like, which gives rise to MFKGLGTWLGLENPAYTKSPDDKEENLSVEQEEKVVEAQNEVNKQQPADRDGEPEANQEDPEQSRGLGDYIFSFASSATKKISESVAETAQTIKKTVEEGKIDGIIDKTFLGDFQKEQEKFVQEKKAKKSEAAVPPWVGYNEEETIQQQILALSADKRNFLRDPPAGVQFHFDMEQMYPLAAVMLEEDQLLNRMRFDLVPKHVKEEVFWRNYFYRVSLVKQSAQLTALAAQQQQQQKDGEDRGVSVSPEDVVLTDNVRPKTPPVSISDIQKPPQEEEEEMSTSPGVSEFVSDAFDSTAIDQEDLRKEMEQLVLDKKESAPSPDDESADWEKELQQELQEYEVVTESDNKDDQWDREIEKMLQADDS